The following are encoded in a window of Amycolatopsis lexingtonensis genomic DNA:
- a CDS encoding 16S rRNA (uracil(1498)-N(3))-methyltransferase, which produces MPDTTLPVFLAETVPASGRTVLDGEEARHAATVRRLRAGERLVLSDGAGAMARCIVEAVQPGRDAALTLTVEESWTEEPPALRVVLAQALAKGDRGELAVELATEAGVDAVVPWRAARSVAKWDDGGRGDKALARWRATARAAAKQARRAHVPAVTEPVTTRELADLIATTSLAVVLESDVPDRLTDLTLPDTGDLLLVVGPEGGITDDELTTLREAGARAVRLGTTVLRTSTAAAVALGALGALTTRWH; this is translated from the coding sequence GTGCCCGACACCACCCTGCCGGTCTTCCTCGCCGAGACCGTCCCCGCCTCCGGGCGGACGGTGCTCGACGGCGAGGAAGCCCGGCACGCGGCCACCGTCCGCCGCCTGCGCGCGGGGGAGCGGCTGGTGCTCTCCGACGGCGCCGGCGCCATGGCGCGTTGCATCGTCGAAGCCGTCCAGCCCGGGCGGGACGCGGCCCTGACCCTCACCGTCGAGGAAAGCTGGACCGAGGAACCGCCCGCCCTGCGCGTCGTCCTCGCCCAAGCCCTCGCCAAGGGCGACCGCGGCGAACTCGCCGTCGAACTCGCCACCGAAGCCGGCGTCGACGCCGTCGTACCCTGGCGCGCCGCCCGCAGCGTCGCCAAGTGGGACGACGGCGGCCGCGGCGACAAAGCCCTCGCCCGCTGGCGCGCCACCGCCCGCGCCGCCGCCAAGCAAGCCCGCCGCGCCCACGTCCCCGCCGTCACCGAGCCCGTCACCACCCGCGAGCTCGCCGACCTCATCGCCACCACCTCCCTGGCCGTCGTGCTCGAATCCGACGTCCCCGACCGCCTCACCGACTTGACCCTCCCCGACACCGGCGACCTCCTCCTCGTCGTCGGCCCCGAAGGCGGCATCACCGACGACGAGCTCACCACCCTGCGCGAAGCCGGCGCCCGAGCCGTCCGCCTCGGCACGACCGTCCTGCGCACCTCCACCGCCGCGGCGGTCGCCCTCGGCGCGCTAGGGGCCCTGACCACCCGCTGGCACTGA
- a CDS encoding histidine triad nucleotide-binding protein: MSEDETLFERIIAGEIPADVVYEDETTFAFRDIRPQARVHVLVVPKKRYRNLGELAAADPQLLADVALTARRVAELEGVLETGYRVVFNTDSDAGQTVFHVHAHVLGGEPLGLFGVGA, translated from the coding sequence ATGAGCGAGGACGAGACTCTCTTCGAGCGGATCATTGCCGGTGAGATCCCTGCTGATGTCGTCTATGAGGATGAGACGACCTTTGCTTTTCGGGATATTCGGCCTCAGGCTCGGGTTCATGTGCTCGTGGTGCCCAAGAAGCGGTATCGGAACTTGGGGGAGCTGGCTGCCGCCGATCCGCAGTTGCTTGCCGACGTCGCGCTGACCGCACGGCGGGTTGCCGAGCTCGAGGGCGTCCTGGAGACCGGGTATCGGGTGGTCTTCAACACTGACTCTGATGCCGGGCAGACCGTCTTTCACGTGCATGCCCATGTCTTGGGTGGGGAGCCGCTCGGGTTGTTCGGGGTCGGTGCGTAA
- a CDS encoding aldo/keto reductase produces the protein MALTLDTYRLLGRSGLRVSPLALGTATFGTEWGWGAEAAEARKLFDTYVERGGNFLDTAPTYTDGSSERLLGEFAREHRESLVLATKYTTLLRPGDPNSGGPHRKSLFASVEASLRQLGTDYLDLLHLHVWDFTTPVEEILRGLDDLVRQGKVRYLAMSNVPAWEVSRMQAIADLRGWTPLIALQVEYSLIRRDAERDLIPMARELGLGVTPYSPLGGGVLSGKYRGAGTEKSTRRSFNAGLGMVTDRTLAIADVVTEVAAEAGHTPAQVALAWTLRNPAVTAPVVGARTLAQLEGNLGALGVEFTPEQLARLDEVSAIDLGYPHDLLGSDHIRAVTRGDLAIEPRLTPAGR, from the coding sequence ATGGCGCTCACCCTCGACACCTACCGGCTGCTGGGCCGGTCCGGGCTGCGGGTTTCCCCGCTGGCGCTGGGCACGGCCACCTTCGGCACCGAGTGGGGCTGGGGCGCGGAGGCGGCCGAGGCACGCAAGCTGTTCGACACCTACGTCGAGCGCGGCGGCAATTTCCTCGACACGGCGCCGACGTACACCGACGGCAGCTCCGAGCGGTTGCTCGGCGAATTCGCCCGCGAGCACCGCGAAAGCCTGGTGCTGGCGACCAAGTACACGACGCTGCTGCGGCCCGGCGACCCGAACTCCGGCGGCCCGCACCGCAAGAGCCTGTTCGCGTCGGTGGAGGCCAGCCTCCGGCAGCTGGGCACGGACTACCTCGACCTGCTGCACCTGCACGTCTGGGACTTCACGACGCCGGTCGAGGAGATCCTGCGCGGCCTCGACGACCTGGTCCGCCAGGGCAAGGTCCGGTACCTGGCGATGTCCAACGTCCCGGCCTGGGAGGTCTCGCGGATGCAGGCGATCGCGGACCTGCGGGGCTGGACGCCGCTGATCGCGCTGCAGGTCGAGTACAGCCTGATCCGGCGGGACGCCGAACGCGACCTGATCCCGATGGCGCGGGAGCTGGGCCTCGGCGTGACGCCGTACTCGCCGCTGGGCGGCGGCGTGCTGTCGGGCAAGTACCGCGGTGCCGGTACCGAGAAGAGCACCCGCCGGAGCTTCAACGCCGGGCTGGGCATGGTCACCGACCGCACGCTCGCCATCGCCGACGTCGTGACCGAGGTCGCGGCCGAAGCGGGGCACACGCCCGCCCAGGTCGCGCTGGCCTGGACCCTGCGGAACCCGGCCGTGACGGCGCCGGTCGTCGGCGCCCGCACGCTCGCCCAGCTGGAGGGCAACCTGGGCGCCCTCGGCGTCGAGTTCACGCCGGAGCAGCTGGCCCGGCTCGACGAGGTGAGCGCGATCGACCTCGGCTACCCGCACGACCTGCTCGGCAGCGACCACATCCGCGCGGTCACCCGCGGCGACCTGGCGATCGAGCCGCGGCTTACGCCGGCAGGACGGTGA
- the ybeY gene encoding rRNA maturation RNase YbeY, whose protein sequence is MSIEIANESGVNVDETSIVSAARYALDKMEVSPLAELSILLVTLDVMEDLHERWMDLPGPTDVMAFPMDELDSSRRPDAPDASPALLGDIVLCPAFAKDQAKTAGHALIDELHLLTVHGCLHLLGYDHAEPAEEREMFALQKRILGEYQEAVAALDKQDAQRSTDDRVLGIAGLDAAEKPAGETP, encoded by the coding sequence TTGAGCATCGAGATCGCCAACGAGTCCGGCGTCAACGTCGACGAGACGTCCATCGTCTCCGCCGCCCGCTACGCCCTCGACAAGATGGAGGTCAGCCCGCTCGCCGAGCTGTCCATCCTCCTCGTCACCCTCGACGTCATGGAAGACCTCCACGAACGCTGGATGGACCTGCCCGGTCCCACCGACGTGATGGCCTTCCCGATGGACGAGCTCGACTCCTCCCGCCGCCCCGACGCGCCCGACGCGTCACCGGCGCTGCTCGGGGACATCGTGCTCTGCCCGGCGTTCGCCAAGGACCAGGCCAAGACCGCGGGCCACGCCCTGATCGACGAGCTGCACCTGCTCACCGTGCACGGCTGCCTGCACCTGCTCGGGTACGACCACGCCGAGCCCGCCGAGGAACGCGAGATGTTCGCCCTCCAGAAGCGGATCCTCGGCGAGTACCAGGAGGCGGTCGCCGCGCTGGACAAGCAGGACGCCCAGCGCAGCACCGACGACCGCGTCCTCGGCATCGCCGGGCTCGACGCGGCCGAGAAGCCGGCCGGGGAAACGCCGTAG
- a CDS encoding type VII secretion target translates to MALKVDFDVLGGHEDEIREIADKVQQALDAAGSAQALDFDAFGLIGQVFAVPIQIWTSQAEDFLRSAVDAGHEVADRVKTAHGAFTEHEQTTKCLIEGIGKELPA, encoded by the coding sequence ATGGCGCTGAAGGTCGACTTCGACGTCCTCGGCGGGCACGAGGACGAGATCCGCGAGATCGCCGACAAGGTCCAGCAGGCCCTCGACGCCGCCGGCAGCGCGCAAGCGCTCGACTTCGACGCGTTCGGGCTGATCGGGCAGGTGTTCGCGGTGCCGATCCAGATCTGGACGAGCCAGGCCGAGGACTTCCTCCGCTCGGCCGTCGACGCCGGGCACGAGGTCGCCGACCGGGTGAAGACCGCCCACGGCGCCTTCACCGAGCACGAACAGACGACGAAGTGCCTGATCGAAGGCATCGGCAAGGAGCTGCCGGCATGA
- the hrcA gene encoding heat-inducible transcriptional repressor HrcA, producing the protein MANAEERRFDVLRAIVADYVSNQEPVGSKAIVERHNLGVSSATVRNDMATLEEEGYITQPHTSAGRVPTDKGYRLFVDRLSEVKPLSAAERRAITTFLDSGTDLDDVLRRSVRLLAQLTRQVAVVQYPMLTNAKVRHLEVVPLTPARLMLVLITDNGRVDQRTVDLGDVVTEDDVSRLRTVLNAAMAGRRLNDAAARVAELPDKSPGELRDALIRVTTVLVESLAEHPEERLVLGGTANLTRNVADFPGSLRQVLEALEEQVVVLKLLAAARNPGAITVRIGEENEDEQMRSTSVVSIGYGQDMVLGGMGVVGPTRMDYPGTIAAVRAVANYVGQILHGR; encoded by the coding sequence GTGGCCAACGCGGAGGAGCGCCGCTTCGACGTGCTGCGTGCGATCGTCGCCGACTACGTCTCCAACCAGGAGCCGGTCGGGTCGAAGGCGATCGTCGAGCGGCACAACCTGGGCGTGTCGAGCGCCACCGTGCGCAACGACATGGCCACCCTCGAAGAAGAGGGCTACATCACCCAGCCGCACACGAGCGCCGGGCGCGTGCCCACCGACAAGGGGTACCGGCTCTTCGTCGACCGGCTCTCCGAGGTCAAGCCGCTGAGCGCCGCCGAGCGCCGGGCGATCACCACCTTCCTCGACAGCGGCACCGACCTCGACGACGTCCTCCGCCGCTCGGTGCGGCTGCTCGCGCAGCTGACCCGGCAGGTCGCCGTCGTCCAGTACCCGATGCTGACCAACGCCAAGGTGCGGCACCTCGAAGTCGTGCCGCTCACCCCGGCGCGCCTGATGCTGGTGCTGATCACCGACAACGGGCGCGTCGACCAGCGGACGGTCGACCTCGGCGACGTCGTCACCGAAGACGACGTCAGCCGGCTCCGGACCGTCCTCAACGCGGCGATGGCCGGGCGGCGGCTGAACGACGCCGCGGCGCGGGTCGCCGAGCTGCCCGACAAGTCGCCCGGCGAGCTGCGCGACGCGCTCATCCGCGTCACGACGGTCCTGGTCGAATCGCTGGCCGAGCACCCCGAAGAACGCCTGGTCCTCGGCGGTACCGCCAACCTCACCCGCAACGTCGCCGACTTCCCGGGTTCGCTGCGCCAGGTCCTCGAAGCCCTCGAGGAACAGGTCGTCGTGCTCAAGCTGCTGGCCGCCGCGCGCAACCCCGGTGCGATCACGGTGCGCATCGGTGAGGAAAATGAAGACGAGCAGATGCGCAGCACCTCGGTCGTGTCGATCGGCTACGGCCAGGACATGGTGCTCGGCGGCATGGGGGTGGTCGGCCCGACCCGGATGGACTACCCCGGCACGATCGCCGCGGTGCGCGCGGTCGCCAACTACGTGGGGCAGATCCTGCACGGCCGCTGA
- the dnaJ gene encoding molecular chaperone DnaJ encodes MARDYYGILGVAKNASDQEIKRAYRKLARELHPDVNPSEDAQHKFGEVTTAYEVLSDPQKRKIVDLGGDPMDGGARGGGGGDPFAGFGGLGDIMDAFFGAAGGGGGGRGRGPRSRVQPGSDALIRLGLTLEECATGVDKEIAVDTAIVCDLCRGAGTSEGTSVKTCDTCGGAGEVQSVQRSFLGQVVTARPCPVCRGFGEVIPDPCRQCGGDGRVRARRNVTAKIPPGVGDGMRIRLSGQGEVGPGGGPAGDLYVEIDETPHEVFVRQGHDLHCNFRIPMTTAALGATVPIATLVDGDYELDIEPGTQPNAELVLTGKGMPRLRSSGRVDGRGDLHVHIDVQVPTKLDDAQRELLVELAQQRGEEAPTLSSNGKHGGLFSKLRAKNHR; translated from the coding sequence GTGGCGAGGGACTACTACGGCATCCTCGGGGTGGCGAAGAACGCGAGCGATCAGGAGATCAAGCGCGCGTACCGGAAGCTGGCCAGGGAGCTGCACCCCGACGTCAACCCGTCGGAAGACGCCCAGCACAAGTTCGGCGAGGTCACCACGGCCTACGAGGTGCTGTCGGACCCGCAGAAGCGCAAGATCGTCGACCTCGGCGGCGACCCGATGGACGGCGGCGCGCGCGGCGGGGGCGGCGGCGACCCGTTCGCCGGCTTCGGCGGCCTCGGCGACATCATGGACGCCTTCTTCGGCGCGGCGGGCGGCGGTGGTGGCGGCCGCGGCCGTGGCCCGCGCAGCCGCGTCCAGCCCGGCTCCGACGCCCTCATCCGGCTCGGCCTCACCCTCGAGGAGTGCGCGACCGGCGTCGACAAGGAAATCGCCGTCGACACGGCCATCGTCTGCGACCTCTGCCGCGGCGCGGGCACGTCCGAGGGCACCTCGGTCAAGACCTGCGACACCTGCGGCGGCGCCGGCGAAGTCCAGTCCGTCCAGCGGTCCTTCCTCGGCCAGGTCGTCACGGCCCGCCCCTGCCCGGTCTGCCGCGGCTTCGGCGAGGTCATCCCCGACCCCTGCCGCCAGTGCGGCGGCGACGGCCGCGTCCGCGCCCGCCGCAACGTCACCGCCAAGATCCCGCCGGGCGTCGGCGACGGCATGCGCATCCGCCTCTCCGGCCAGGGCGAGGTCGGCCCCGGCGGCGGCCCGGCGGGCGACCTCTACGTCGAGATCGACGAGACCCCGCACGAGGTCTTCGTCCGCCAGGGCCACGACCTGCACTGCAACTTCCGCATCCCGATGACGACCGCCGCGCTCGGCGCCACCGTGCCCATCGCGACCCTCGTCGACGGCGACTACGAACTCGACATCGAACCCGGCACCCAGCCCAACGCCGAGCTCGTCCTCACCGGCAAGGGCATGCCCCGGCTGCGCTCCTCCGGCCGCGTCGACGGCCGCGGCGACCTGCACGTCCACATCGACGTCCAGGTCCCGACCAAGCTCGACGACGCCCAGCGCGAGCTGCTCGTCGAGCTGGCCCAGCAGCGCGGCGAGGAAGCCCCGACGCTGTCGTCGAACGGCAAGCACGGCGGCCTGTTCTCCAAGCTGCGCGCCAAGAACCACCGCTGA
- a CDS encoding PhoH family protein, producing MAGTVPGGAARPDVPGDVAKTEDGAVQAAQSRFPIPDAAALSLLGSRDENLRVAEELLAADVHVRGNEVTLTGSPADVAFAERVFAELVQLAGGGQQVGPDTVRRTIGMLSTGDASPVEVLSLNIVSRRGKTIRPKTLNQKRYVDAIDKHTVVFGIGPAGTGKTYLAMAKAVQALQAKQVTRIVLTRPAVEAGERLGYLPGTLNEKIDPYLRPLYDALHDMVEPESIPRLMQAGTIEIAPLAYMRGRTLNDAFIILDEAQNTTPEQMKMFLTRLGFGSKIVVTGDITQVDLPSGQRSGLRVVRDILTGVDDLHFAELTSQDVVRHKLVGDIVDAYEKWQAVQDAQGQQGNGWKGNRR from the coding sequence GTGGCCGGAACCGTACCGGGTGGTGCCGCCCGACCCGACGTCCCCGGGGACGTCGCCAAGACCGAGGATGGCGCTGTTCAGGCTGCGCAGTCGCGGTTTCCCATTCCTGATGCTGCCGCTCTGAGCCTGCTGGGGTCTCGCGATGAGAACCTTCGGGTTGCCGAAGAGCTGCTTGCCGCCGATGTGCACGTTCGGGGTAACGAGGTCACCTTGACCGGTTCGCCGGCCGATGTGGCGTTCGCGGAGCGTGTGTTTGCCGAGCTGGTGCAGCTCGCCGGCGGGGGGCAGCAGGTGGGCCCTGACACCGTGCGGCGCACCATCGGCATGTTGTCGACCGGGGACGCGTCGCCGGTCGAGGTGCTCAGTCTCAACATCGTTTCGCGGCGCGGGAAGACCATCCGGCCCAAGACGCTGAACCAGAAGCGGTACGTCGATGCCATCGACAAGCACACCGTCGTGTTCGGGATCGGGCCCGCCGGTACCGGCAAGACCTACCTGGCGATGGCGAAGGCCGTGCAGGCGCTGCAGGCCAAGCAGGTCACGCGGATCGTGCTGACCAGGCCCGCCGTCGAGGCCGGTGAGCGGCTCGGGTACCTGCCCGGCACGCTCAACGAGAAGATCGACCCCTACCTGCGGCCGCTCTACGACGCGCTGCACGACATGGTCGAGCCCGAGTCCATCCCGCGGCTCATGCAGGCCGGCACCATCGAGATCGCGCCGCTCGCCTACATGCGCGGCCGCACCCTCAACGACGCCTTCATCATCCTCGACGAAGCGCAGAACACCACGCCCGAGCAGATGAAGATGTTCCTCACCCGGCTCGGCTTCGGCTCCAAGATCGTCGTCACCGGTGACATCACGCAGGTCGACCTGCCCAGCGGGCAGCGCAGCGGCCTCCGGGTGGTCCGCGACATCCTCACCGGCGTCGACGACCTGCACTTCGCCGAGCTGACCAGCCAGGACGTCGTCCGGCACAAGCTCGTCGGCGACATCGTCGACGCCTACGAGAAGTGGCAGGCCGTGCAGGACGCGCAGGGACAGCAGGGCAACGGCTGGAAGGGCAACCGGCGTTGA
- a CDS encoding hemolysin family protein: MVQLLFAIALVLLAGVFAAADAAISTVSQARADGLARLGLPGARHLSAVVAERRRHINLLLLLRLGCELTATVLVTVFAGTRLAPLGLAVFVAAVVMVVVSYVLIGVGPRTLGRQHPYRIGRYIAGPVRVLGSVLGPLSRLLILIGNAITPGQGFREGPFTSEVELRELVDLAQERGVVEDSEREMIHSVFELGDTVAREVMVPRTEIVWIERTKTVRQALALALRTGFTRLPVIDESVDDIVGVVNIKDLMAAYMDPDGASTIVSTLMNEASFVPDSKRLDELLKEMQRTHNHMAIAVDEYGGTAGLLTIEDVLEEIVGEITDESDADERPEVEELDGGAVRVSSRMSVDDLGELFGIDLEDHDVETVGGLLAERLGRVPLPGAEAEVAGLRLFAEGGKDRRGRMRITSVVVHPADADAMTDPADRTTRRRTRVPHPDERDRSVEHA, from the coding sequence ATGGTCCAGCTCCTCTTCGCGATCGCGCTCGTCCTCCTGGCGGGCGTCTTCGCGGCGGCCGACGCCGCGATCAGCACCGTCTCGCAAGCCCGGGCCGACGGCCTCGCCCGGCTCGGGCTGCCCGGCGCCCGCCACCTCTCCGCGGTCGTCGCCGAACGACGGCGCCACATCAACCTGCTGCTCCTGCTCCGCCTCGGCTGCGAGCTCACCGCGACCGTGCTGGTCACGGTGTTCGCAGGCACCCGGCTGGCGCCGCTCGGCCTGGCCGTGTTCGTCGCCGCCGTCGTCATGGTCGTGGTCAGCTACGTCCTCATCGGCGTCGGCCCCCGCACCCTCGGCCGCCAGCACCCCTACCGCATCGGCCGCTACATCGCCGGGCCCGTCCGCGTCCTCGGCTCCGTCCTCGGCCCGCTGTCCCGGCTGCTGATCCTCATCGGTAACGCCATCACGCCCGGCCAGGGCTTCCGCGAAGGCCCGTTCACCTCCGAAGTCGAGCTGCGCGAACTCGTCGACCTCGCCCAGGAACGCGGCGTCGTCGAGGACTCCGAGCGCGAAATGATCCACTCGGTCTTCGAACTCGGCGACACCGTCGCCCGCGAAGTCATGGTGCCGCGCACCGAGATCGTCTGGATCGAGCGCACCAAGACCGTCCGGCAAGCGCTGGCGCTCGCGCTGCGCACCGGCTTCACCCGGCTCCCGGTGATCGACGAATCGGTCGACGACATCGTCGGCGTCGTCAACATCAAGGACCTGATGGCCGCGTACATGGATCCGGACGGCGCGAGCACGATCGTCAGCACGCTGATGAACGAAGCGTCCTTCGTCCCCGACTCGAAGCGCCTCGACGAGCTGCTGAAGGAAATGCAGCGCACGCACAACCACATGGCGATCGCCGTCGACGAGTACGGCGGCACCGCCGGCCTGCTCACCATCGAAGACGTCCTCGAAGAGATCGTCGGCGAGATCACCGACGAGTCCGACGCCGACGAGCGCCCCGAAGTCGAGGAGCTCGACGGCGGCGCCGTCCGCGTGTCGTCCCGGATGAGCGTCGACGACCTGGGCGAACTGTTCGGCATCGACCTCGAAGACCACGACGTCGAGACCGTGGGCGGGCTGCTCGCGGAACGACTCGGTAGGGTCCCGCTGCCGGGGGCCGAAGCCGAGGTCGCCGGCCTTCGGCTGTTCGCCGAAGGGGGCAAGGACCGGCGCGGCCGCATGCGGATCACCTCCGTCGTGGTGCACCCGGCCGACGCCGACGCGATGACGGACCCGGCCGACCGGACCACCCGCCGCCGCACCCGTGTACCCCACCCCGACGAACGCGACAGGAGCGTCGAACATGCCTGA
- a CDS encoding cytidine deaminase produces the protein MPDLEADDQKLVVLARSSRARIQAPEGAAVRDTDGRTYAAGTVDQPSFKLTALQAAVAAALSSGAEGIEAAAVVSEEGLLKGASVHAVRDIAKHAPIILAAPDGTVLEVLER, from the coding sequence ATGCCTGACCTCGAGGCGGATGACCAGAAGCTGGTCGTGCTGGCCCGGTCCTCGCGCGCCCGCATCCAGGCCCCCGAGGGCGCCGCGGTCCGCGACACCGACGGCCGCACCTACGCCGCGGGCACGGTCGACCAGCCGTCCTTCAAGCTCACCGCGCTCCAGGCCGCGGTCGCCGCCGCGCTGTCCAGCGGCGCCGAGGGTATCGAAGCCGCCGCCGTCGTCAGCGAAGAAGGCCTGCTCAAGGGTGCGTCCGTGCACGCGGTCCGCGACATCGCGAAGCACGCGCCGATCATCCTGGCCGCCCCGGACGGCACGGTGCTCGAGGTGCTCGAGCGATGA
- a CDS encoding YbaB/EbfC family nucleoid-associated protein: protein MNDSFRSSEVLNESFKTPAARIVLGPGSAGRVKGVQINSHVLFSNRIPGLMGEPKSGLLPLIRMPFPTSEVAVNRIEPASAGMPEIARRAAEAKARLEHVSATASSPDGAVTVTVNTSGALQELTFGPRADELPRARLAQAVLAAAKRAQVDAAQQLTAIMAPVIGPDSDAMHFLQEQIPAPELPEEAEKPPRWEFTAAEPATPPPPPPVRPVRPRPDDDEDFGGPILRRGL, encoded by the coding sequence TTGAATGACTCATTCAGGTCTTCGGAGGTCCTGAATGAGTCATTCAAGACGCCCGCCGCGCGGATCGTGCTCGGCCCGGGCAGCGCCGGTCGGGTAAAGGGTGTCCAAATCAATTCCCATGTGCTGTTCTCGAATCGAATTCCCGGGTTGATGGGGGAACCGAAAAGCGGTTTGCTGCCTCTGATCCGCATGCCCTTCCCGACTTCCGAGGTCGCCGTGAACCGAATTGAACCGGCTTCGGCCGGAATGCCCGAAATCGCCCGGCGCGCGGCCGAGGCGAAGGCCCGGCTCGAACACGTCTCGGCGACCGCCTCGAGTCCCGACGGGGCCGTCACGGTCACCGTCAACACCAGCGGTGCGCTGCAGGAACTCACCTTCGGCCCGCGCGCCGACGAGCTGCCGCGGGCCCGGCTCGCCCAGGCCGTCCTCGCGGCCGCCAAGCGCGCTCAGGTCGACGCCGCGCAGCAGCTGACCGCGATCATGGCGCCGGTGATCGGGCCCGACAGCGACGCGATGCATTTCCTCCAGGAGCAGATCCCCGCGCCCGAATTGCCCGAAGAAGCGGAAAAACCACCGCGCTGGGAATTCACCGCCGCCGAGCCCGCGACACCGCCGCCGCCACCGCCCGTGCGTCCGGTCCGGCCGCGGCCGGACGACGACGAGGACTTCGGCGGCCCGATCCTGCGCCGGGGGCTCTGA